One window of Branchiostoma lanceolatum isolate klBraLanc5 chromosome 6, klBraLanc5.hap2, whole genome shotgun sequence genomic DNA carries:
- the LOC136437261 gene encoding pyroglutamylated RF-amide peptide receptor-like, whose product MSPQAALNMSLLEVFTNVTNATETFFGDLLYKFVTSHLNITYGLAQKITNATNVTSFTKATENGTLCDIVITNVTAGNVTTTVASYDPAACGIYGSYPAIQPLLIIILLCYTTWSIFGNGCLGVVIATNKDMREPGNMFLCALALTDVALSLSYTPIAIHSLVQGEHPGGLSCRIQAFFMSFLTVLSIYLQVCLWICRYVHIAHPYKFESMLTRGRLAGAMAGCFLIALAPPVVGLARVGTVYTWSMSVASVDIAEPISLMMPCTPGGPESAAVAVLCLLGVAISCGFACLIGKVAWDSETKHDQQLAWQAQADKLKKKLRAAKTLGIVVAVQWLTWVPLMVGAILTKVNVFTTDTASVSADICFLIMQISTFSDSIVYAFRNEIYRKGVATVRRKIRNAVHDIRLEVEEYEMN is encoded by the exons ATGTCGCCTCAAGCTGCCTTAAACATGAGTCTGTTGGAAGTTTTCACAAACGTTACGAACGCCACAGAAACGTTTTTCGGGGACCTCCTATACAAGTTTGTGACATCACATCTCAACATCACCTACGGCCTTGCACAGAAAATCACCAATGCCACCAATGTCACCAGCTTCACGAAAGCAACAGAGAACGGTACACTTTGCGATATCGTCATAACCAACGTCACGGCTGGAAACGTGACCACAACCGTGGCCAGCTACGACCCGGCCGCATGTGGCATCTACGGCAGCTACCCGGCCATACAACCACTGCTCATCATCATACTCCTTTGCTACACCACCTGGTCAATATTCGGCAATGGTTGTTTGGGAGTAGTCATCGCCACCAACAAAGACATGCGG GAGCCGGGAAATATGTTCCTTTGTGCCCTGGCCCTCACAGACGTCGCCCTGTCGCTGTCGTACACGCCGATCGCCATTCACAGCCTTGTGCAGGGTGAACACCCCGGCGGGCTGTCCTGCAGGATCCAAGCCTTCTTCATGTCGTTCCTGACAGTTTTGTCCATCTACCTGCAAGTCTGTCTGTGGATCTGTCGATATGTCCACATTGCGCACCCGTACAAGTTCGAGTCCATGCTCACAAGAGGCCGCCTCGCCGGTGCCATGGCAGGCTGCTTCCTCATTGCCTTGGCACCTCCTGTGGTAGGGCTCGCTCGTGTTGGGACAGTGTACACCTGGTCAATGAGCGTGGCTTCAGTCGACATCGCAGAGCCCATCAGCCTCATGATGCCGTGCACCCCCGGCGGCCCAGAGAGTGCCGCCGTCGCGGTGCTGTGCTTGCTCGGCGTGGCCATCAGCTGCGGCTTCGCCTGCCTCATCGGGAAGGTGGCCTGGGACAGCGAGACGAAGCACGACCAGCAGCTGGCCTGGCAGGCTCAAGCAGACAAGCTGAAGAAGAAGCTGCGAGCAGCCAAGACGCTGGGGATCGTGGTGGCGGTGCAATGGCTGACGTGGGTTCCGCTCATGGTGGGCGCAATCCTGACGAAGGTCAACGTCTTCACAACTGATACAGCATCCGTCAGTGCGGACATATGTTTTCTCATCATGCAGATCTCGACGTTTTCCGATTCCATCGTTTACGCCTTCCGCAACGAAATCTACCGCAAAGGTGTGGCCACGGTTCGCCGCAAGATCCGAAACGCTGTTCACGACATTCGACTAGAGGTTGAGGAGTACGAAATGAATTGA
- the LOC136437260 gene encoding adenosine receptor A2b-like: MSPQAALNMSLLEVFTNVTNATETFFGDLLYNFVTSHLNITYGLAQKITNATGEGVTSFMKATENGTLCEIVITNVTTGNVTTTVASYDPAACGIYGSYPAIQPLLIIILLCYTTWAIFGNGCLGVVIATNKEMREPGNMFLCALALTDVALSLSYTPIAIHSLVQGEHPGGLSCRIQAFFMSFLTVFSIYLQVCLWICRYVHIAHPYKFESMLTRGRLAGAMAGCFLVALAPPLVGLARVGTAYTWSMSVASVDIAEPISLMMPCTPGGPESAAVAVLCLLGVAISCGFACLIGNVAWDSETEHDQQLAWQAQADKLKKKLRAAKTLGIVVVVQWLTWIPLMVGEILTKFDVFTTDTESTSSADICFLIMQISTFSDSIVYAFRNEIYRKGVATVRRKIRNAVHDIRLEVEEYEMN, from the exons ATGTCGCCTCAAGCTGCCTTAAACATGAGTCTGTTGGAAGTTTTCACAAACGTTACGAACGCCACAGAAACGTTTTTCGGGGACCTCCTATACAACTTTGTGACATCCCATCTCAACATCACCTACGGCCTTGCACAGAAAATCACCAATGCCACAGGAGAAGGTGTCACCAGCTTCATGAAAGCAACAGAGAACGGTACACTTTGCGAAATCGTCATAACCAACGTCACGACTGGAAACGTGACCACAACCGTGGCCAGCTACGACCCGGCCGCATGTGGCATCTACGGCAGCTACCCGGCCATACAACCACTGCTCATCATCATACTCCTTTGCTACACCACCTGGGCAATATTCGGCAATGGTTGTTTGGGCGTAGTCATTGCCACCAACAAAGAAATGCGG GAGCCGGGAAACATGTTCCTTTGTGCCCTGGCCCTCACAGACGTCGCCCTGTCGCTGTCGTACACGCCGATCGCCATTCACAGCCTTGTGCAGGGTGAACACCCCGGCGGGCTGTCCTGCAGGATCCAAGCCTTCTTCATGTCGTTCCTGACAGTTTTCTCCATCTACCTGCAAGTCTGTCTGTGGATCTGTCGGTATGTCCACATTGCGCACCCGTACAAGTTCGAGTCCATGCTCACAAGAGGCCGCCTCGCCGGTGCCATGGCAGGCTGCTTCCTCGTTGCCTTGGCACCTCCTCTGGTAGGGCTCGCTCGTGTTGGGACGGCGTACACCTGGTCAATGAGCGTGGCTTCAGTCGACATCGCAGAGCCCATCAGCCTCATGATGCCGTGCACCCCCGGCGGCCCAGAGAGTGCCGCCGTTGCGGTGCTGTGCTTACTCGGCGTGGCCATCAGCTGCGGCTTCGCCTGCCTCATCGGGAACGTGGCCTGGGACAGCGAGACGGAGCACGACCAGCAGCTGGCCTGGCAGGCTCAAGCAGACAAGCTGAAGAAGAAGCTGCGAGCAGCCAAGACGCTGGGGATCGTGGTGGTGGTGCAATGGCTGACGTGGATTCCGCTCATGGTCGGCGAAATCCTGACGAAGTTCGACGTCTTCACAACTGATACAGAATCCACCAGTTCGGCGGACATATGTTTTCTCATCATGCAGATCTCGACGTTTTCCGATTCCATCGTTTACGCCTTCCGCAACGAAATCTACCGCAAAGGTGTGGCCACGGTTCGCCGCAAGATACGAAACGCTGTTCACGACATTCGACTAGAGGTTGAGGAGTACGAAATGAATTGA
- the LOC136436812 gene encoding caspase-7-like translates to MLTDVQTESEGQAPSTLYRRTLRKVVIKKPTLWSCLFPSIAARREQLWYRMKSEPRGLAFILNNKHFDTMKVRHGSDCDSRNMEHLLKALRFKTVVHRDLTAEEILSEVRKFSLLDHSDYDCCAVVLLSHGNAEAIFGTDGKPVSYSAILQRFDGQHSKALLNKPKLFFMEACRGDMTDRGADESPLLLPFSYQDTEANRQRNYFVPSNMPNICDIYLGFSTVPGYTSWRNSQRGSWFVQSLIDVFSEHAAREDLFSLMTRVNQKVALSFESQGGKLTKRKQVPAPVNMLTKKLYFFPEYAR, encoded by the exons ATGTTAACAGACGTCCAGACGGAATCTGAGGGCCAGGCGCCGTCCACTCTCTACCGACGAACTCTCCGGAAAGTCGTCATCAAGAAACCCACTCTGTGGTCATGTCTGTTTCCAAGCATCGCAGCTCGCAGGGAACAG CTTTGGTACCGGATGAAGTCGGAGCCTCGCGGTCTGGCCTTCATCCTCAACAACAAGCACTTCGACACCATGAAGGTTCGTCACGGCTCCGACTGTGACTCCCGCAACATGGAGCATCTTCTCAAGGCGCTCAGGTTCAAGACCGTGGTGCACAGGGACCTCACGGCTGAG GAAATTCTGTCCGAAGTGAGGAAGTTTTCTCTCCTGGACCACTCGGACTACGACTGCTGTGCGGTGGTCCTCCTGAGCCACGGAAACGCCGAGGCCATCTTCGGAACGGACGGCAAACCCGTCAGCTACAGCGCCATCCTCCAGCGCTTCGACGGGCAGCACAGCAAGGCCCTCCTCAACAAACCCAAACTCTTCTTCATGGAAGCATGCAGAGGAG acatgacagacagaGGTGCGGACGAATCTCCACTCTTGCTGCCGTTCAGTTACCAAGACACGGAAGCAAACAGGCAGAGGAACTACTTTGTACCGAGCAACATGCCCAACATCTGTGACATCTATCTCGGCTTCTCCACCGTCCCAG gttaCACGTCATGGCGAAATTCTCAACGTGGCAGCTGGTTTGTCCAATCACTGATCGACGTTTTCTCAGAGCACGCCGCCAGGGAGGACCTCTTCTCACTTATGACAAGA GTGAATCAAAAGGTGGCGCTGTCCTTTGAATCACAAGGTGGAAAGCTGACGAAGAGGAAACAGGTGCCCGCACCAGTAAACATGCTGACAAAGAAACTTTACTTCTTCCCTGAGTATGCCAGGTAG